AAGCTCTACGAGGCCTGGTACGAGCACAAGCTCGACGACGGCAAGCTCTTCGTGCGCATCGGCCAGCTCGCCGCCGACACCGAGTTCTTCATCTCGCAGACCGCCACCCTATTCGTGAACTCGAGCTACGGCTTCCCCGCGATCCTCGCCAACGACCTGCCGAGCGGCGGCCCCGCCTATCCACTTGCAACGCCCGGCGCGCGCGTCAAATACGCGCCGAACGACAATTGGACGTTCCTCGCCGCGATCTTCAACGGCGATCCCGCCGGCCCGTTCGTCCCCGGCCAGAACGCCTTCCTGCCGCAGGTGCGCGACGGGTCCGGCACGCTGTTCCGCCTGCAGGATGCGCCGCTCATCTTCACCGAGGCGCAGTACGCCTACAACCAGGGCAAGGACGCCAAGGGGCTGCCGGGCACGATCAAGGTCGGCTACGTGCACCACTTCGGCGACTTCCAGGACCAGACGGTGCCGAGCTCGATCTACCGCGTCCAGCGCGGCGACGATTTCGCCTACGGCATCATCGACCAGACGATCTACCGCAAGCCCGGCACGGACGACCAAGGCGCCTCGGTCTTCGTGCGCGTCTCCGGCAGCCCGAACGACGTCAACCTGATCGATTTCTACGCCGACGCCGGCGTCAGCTACAAAGGCCTGATCCCCGGCCGGCCCGACGACACGGCGGGCATCAGCGGCGCCTACGCCCACATCTCGAACGACGTCTCGACGCAGGACATTCTGGCCGGCAACGCGCCGCTGATCCGCGACTACAGCGGGCTCATCGAGGCGACCTACCAGTACGTGGTGGCGCCGGGCTTCTCGCTGCAGCCGGACTTCCAGTACCTGTTCCACCCCGGCGCGCACGGCGTGGCGATCCCGAACCTCGCCTATAACGTGCCGATCCACGATGCCGCGGTCTTCGGCCTGCGGGCGACGATCCACTACTAGGATCGCAACGCGCGGCGGCTCGTCGAAAAGCGCTTGTGCACTGCGAGCCCAGCCGCTATATCCGCGGCCCTCGTCGGACGTCAGTCCGCGAGGCCGGCCCTTCCCATGGGGCCGCCGCAAAAACGGCCGGGGTCATAGCTCAGTTGGGAGAGCGCTTCAATGGCATTGAAGAGGTCGGCGGTTCGATTCCGCCTGGCTCCACCACTCTAATCCCGCATCAGACAATCGGTGATTTGCCGCTTCGCCAATCGGGCAGCCGTGCGCTTCATCTCGATGGTGACTCGCTGCGATAGCGCGGGTGGTGCTTGCTCCTCCGGTGGCGCGGGGTCGCATAGGCTTGCGCCTGCGGTGAGGCCCCGGGCGCCGGCCCCGGGTGCAGCAGAGGCAGGACATCCGGGTACACCGGGCCGGGCAGAGGTGACGGCACCGGGGGCGGCGACGGGGTTGTACAGCTCAGAGCAAGATAGACGCAGAACGCATCGGCCGGCGTCGCAGCGGCAGGCGATGAGGCTGAGACGAGAGCCACGATCGTGAGCGGAGGAGGCATGCGAAGGTGCTGCTCTTCACGGATCGAGGCCGCCACTTACGACATCCAGCCAAAGCGTAACTCCCATTCTGCTTGCCATCTCATATCAGAGCGAAGCACCGGCCGGCCGCCGCGCGAACCAGGCTGATGAAGAGACAACGATTATGCTGCCGGCCTGTCGAGCGAGGGTGACTTCACAACTTGCTTCGCTCCCTGCCTCAGGGGACACGCCCCTTTGCTTGCATCACGGTGAGAGAGCAGAAGGCGCCGAGCCACGAGCCGGCGGCGGCGAAGAGAACGTAGAAGGCGTTGTGCGTGTAGCTGATCACGGCGAAGGCCGAGAGCATGTACCAGATGCTGCTCCAGTTGGCGGCAGCGAACCGCCGGCGGTCCGACACCGCGGCGTTGAACAGCACGTACGCAGCGTCCGTGACCGCAGTCGACGCGAGGACCCCTGCCGCGA
This Beijerinckiaceae bacterium RH AL1 DNA region includes the following protein-coding sequences:
- a CDS encoding Porin (ID:RHAL1_01218;~source:Prodigal:2.6) produces the protein MRTLASSLLVLAGLLASHPALAQSDQGPAPDANVQTPETSGSQAPATTPSIQSSLGTFGDPGSIRATLDKKGIDYSFTYIADLLGNTSGGVKQGATYEGRLDMNLDVDLEKLVGFKNGAIHVEAFEINGRGLTGNNTMDLFTTSGIEAYPSAKLYEAWYEHKLDDGKLFVRIGQLAADTEFFISQTATLFVNSSYGFPAILANDLPSGGPAYPLATPGARVKYAPNDNWTFLAAIFNGDPAGPFVPGQNAFLPQVRDGSGTLFRLQDAPLIFTEAQYAYNQGKDAKGLPGTIKVGYVHHFGDFQDQTVPSSIYRVQRGDDFAYGIIDQTIYRKPGTDDQGASVFVRVSGSPNDVNLIDFYADAGVSYKGLIPGRPDDTAGISGAYAHISNDVSTQDILAGNAPLIRDYSGLIEATYQYVVAPGFSLQPDFQYLFHPGAHGVAIPNLAYNVPIHDAAVFGLRATIHY
- a CDS encoding hypothetical protein (ID:RHAL1_01220;~conserved membrane protein of unknown function;~source:Prodigal:2.6): MADFNALIAAGVLASTAVTDAAYVLFNAAVSDRRRFAAANWSSIWYMLSAFAVISYTHNAFYVLFAAAGSWLGAFCSLTVMQAKGRVP